In Phragmites australis chromosome 17, lpPhrAust1.1, whole genome shotgun sequence, the following are encoded in one genomic region:
- the LOC133897488 gene encoding cyclin-D3-2-like: protein MAFAALFDSLYCPEDHLDLYQEPGEEEQWPEQQRQRAAVLDDELPTLFEAYRGKEGVVLPPAGEGEGDGYGGPAGREAAVGWAARAVARLGFSALTAALATAYLDRCFLGGALRLGGQPWMARLAAVACVALAAKVEETHVPLLLDLQLCAAANANANPADGGEGDAYVFEAKTVRRMELLVLSALGWRMHPVTPFSYLQPLLANAAVRLDHCESVLLAVMADGRWPRHRPSAWAAAALLATAGACDDHSELLELINTPEDEIAECAKIISEATGMSFLAGDIGIVGGGNKRKHAAARMYSPPLSPSGVIGALSCFSSESSSSASADSRSPAAVAAWAASAPVSVSSSPEPPGRASKRAVATLALPLPPDEESRDAWPSTCAA, encoded by the exons ATGGCTTTTGCCGCGCTCTTCGACTCCCTCTACTGCCCTGAGGACCACCTCGACCTGTACCAAGAAcccggcgaggaggagcagtggcccgagcagcagcggcagcgcgCAGCGGTTCTTGATGACGAGCTGCCGACGCTGTTCGAGGCGTACAGGGGCAAGGAGGGGGTGGTGCTGCCACCGGCGGGTGAGGGGGAGGGGGACGGGTACGGCGGCCCGGcggggagggaggcggcggtcgggTGGGCGGCGCGGGCCGTGGCGAGGTTGGGCTTCTCCGCGCTCACCGCCGCGCTCGCCACCGCGTACCTCGACCGGTGCTTCCTCGGCGGCGCGCTCCGGCTAGGCGGCCAGCCGTGGATGGCgcgcctcgccgccgtcgcGTGCGTCGCGCTCGCGGCCAAGGTCGAGGAGACGCACGTGCCGCTGCTCCTCGACCTCCAGCTCTGCGCCGCCGCCAACGCCAATGCCAACCCCGCAGATGGGGGGGAAGGCGACGCCTACGTGTTCGAGGCCAAGACGGTGCGCCGGATGGAGCTCCTTGTGCTCTCCGCGCTCGGCTGGCGGATGCACCCTGTCACGCCCTTCTCCTACCTCCAGCCCCTCCTCGCCAACGCCGCCGTGCGCCTGGACCACTGCGAGAGCGTTCTGCTCGCGGTCATGGCCG ATGGGAGGTGGCCTCGGCATCGGCCGTCAGCATGGGCCGCCGCCGCGTTGCTCGCCACCGCCGGCGCCTGCGACGACCACTCGGAACTCCTGGAGCTCATCAATACCCCTGAG GACGAGATCGCGGAGTGCGCCAAGATCATCTCCGAGGCGACGGGCATGAGCTTCCTTGCCGGCGACATCGGCATCGTTGGCGGTGGCAATAAGCGGAAGCACGCGGCAGCGCGGATGTACTCGCCGCCGCTGAGCCCGAGCGGCGTAATTGGCGCGCTGTCCTGCTTCAGCAGCGAGAGCTCGTCGTCCGCCAGCGCGGACTCGCGGTCCCCGGCGGCGGTCGCCGCTTGGGCGGCCTCCGCGCCCGTGTCAGTGTCGTCCTCACCGGAGCCCCCCGGCCGGGCGTCCAAGCGCGCGGTGGCGACGCTCGCGCTCCCGCTTCCCCCCGACGAGGAGAGCCGCGACGCCTGGCCGTCCACCTGCGCCGCGTGA